Proteins from a genomic interval of Solea solea chromosome 10, fSolSol10.1, whole genome shotgun sequence:
- the LOC131467669 gene encoding cyclin-dependent kinase 12-like isoform X1 — protein MYSNRSEHSHRRQHSDRSSRQWDDRREPHRDVPRDSFQKYDRAEGGNRSREYSDSPQRRYSKDWSRKSPVRRRGSSPEKKRRRFVDHDDDHKYRCEPEDKTYRQSPDGFSHQPKDFKHSLPQKDHFKYKKTSQDSRHRHEEFSYRTQHDDHRPASGYHKDRDHRERSWERSEGSTRSQESSMNNFVKGGAREDSPSRRHEDHHHHHQSSARFPLNEPCGQSFERDLINQTPTLPEQKSNEGFQRFLNVLNKGVNVAMLTKIVTRPSPEANNPPHSPGSFTDTVQHLWSPDSDEKQQGSHQNNGQWSESEGPRRPHCETKTFSPVGRSLSDDTSLQRSDGGQSHHGSNSRFKSPSVVANKTITPEDEHKHKQIQDVLQAIGLDLGSEELGQMSHRIQERLYGKKDVDLARCRGKSRERDTRRAISPQYRSRSSSSNPSNFSSLTGDSYMKKDSCRAQMDGTEVRPIQVLKTVEYVQNNSSNSLQDSDKCETTATFQTFSHDNTYSVSEPPPPLPPPPPPPTVPLTYSPVNYSPLPYSPLLPPLPPNLPHVRPSVFLPPYLPFPPVPPVNFFPPTNHLLPQHIINPQSNFLNRPQMNQHQPLNNAQKSKPQPRPRCLQVIQTKQPG, from the exons ATGTACTCAAACAGGTCGGAGCACAGTCACAGGCGGCAGCACAGTGACAGGAGTTCCAGGCAGTGGGATGACAGACGTGAACCCCACAGAGATGTACCTCGGGATTCCTTTCAAAAATATGATAGAGCTGAgggaggaaacagaagcagaGAGTACAGTGACTCGCCTCAGAGGCGATACAGTAAAGACTGGAGCAGAAAGAGCCCAGTGAGAAGACGCGGGTCTTCTCCTGAGAAGAAGAGGCGAAGGTTTgttgatcatgatgatgatcaCAAATACAGATGTGAACCTGAGGATAAAACATACAGACAATCACCAGATGGTTTTTCACACCAACccaaggatttcaaacattcaTTACCACAAAAAGACCATTTCAAATACAAGAAAACCTCTCAAGACTCTAGACACAGGCATGAAGAGTTCAGCTACAGAACACAGCATGACGATCACAGACCAGCGTCTGGATATCACAAAGACAGAGATCATCGTGAAAGGAGCTGGGAGCGCTCAGAAGGGTCGACACGATCTCAAGAGAGCTCCATGAAC AATTTTGTCAAAGGAGGAGCGAGAGAAGACAGCCCCTCCAGACGTCACgaggatcatcatcatcatcatcaaagtaGTGCAAGGTTTCCATTAAATGAACCTTGTGGACAG TCGTTTGAGCGTGACCTCATCAACCAAACTCCCACTCTTCCTGAGCAGAAGTCCAATGAGGGATTTCAACGTTTCCTCAACGTGCTCAACAAGGGCGTGAACGTCGCCATGCTCACCAAGATCGTCACTCGTCCGTCTCCAGAAGCCAACAATCCACCGCACTCCCCTGGTTCTTTCACGGACACGGTGCAACATCTGTGGTCTCCTGATTCTGATGAGAAGCAACAAGGAAGCCACCAAAACAACGGCCAGTGGAGTGAGAGCGAAGGACCCCGGCGACCTCACTGTGAGACCAAGACCTTCAGCCCAGTGGGACGTTCTCTGTCTGATGACACGTCACTGCAAAGGAGTGACGGAGGACAAAGCCACCATGGTTCGAACAGCAGATTCAAGTCTCCATCCGTGGTGGCGAATAAAACAATAACGCCTGAAGATGAGCACAAGCACAAGCAAATTCAAGATGTTCTACAGGCCATTGGCTTGGATCTGGGTTCTGAGGAACTGGGCCAAATGTCCCATCGAATCCAGGAGCGGTTATACGGAAAGAAGGATGTTGACCTGGCTCGCTGTCGAGGCAAAAgtagagaaagagacacaaggCGAGCGATTTCTCCACAATATCGAAGTAGATCGTCCTCATCAAACCCATCAAATTTCAGCTCTTTGACTGGGGACAGTTACATGAAGAAAGACTCATGTCGTGCTCAGATGGATGGAACAGAGGTGCGTCCCATTCAGGTGCTTAAGACTGTTGAATATGTCCAGAATAATAGCAGTAATTCTCTTCAGGACAGTGATAAATGTGAAACCACTGCTacatttcagacattttctCATGATAACACCTACAGTGTTTCAGAGCCgccgcctcctcttcctcctcctcctccccctcccacaGTGCCGCTGACGTACTCTCCAGTGAACTATTCACCTCTGCCATACTCACCTCTCCTGCCACCTCTGCCTCCGAACTTACCCCACGTCAGACCCAGTGTTTTCTTGCCTCCCTACCTCCCTTTCCCCCCTGTCCCACCTGTGAACTTCTTCCCTCCAACAAACCACTTACTCCCACAACACATTATCAATCCTCAGTCAAACTTTCTAAACCGGCCACAAATGAACCAACATCAGCCACTGAACAATGCACAGAAATCCAAACCACAGCCCAGGCCGAGGTGTTTGCAGGTCatccaaacaaaacaacctGGATAA
- the LOC131467669 gene encoding cyclin-dependent kinase 12-like isoform X2, protein MYSNRSEHSHRRQHSDRSSRQWDDRREPHRDVPRDSFQKYDRAEGGNRSREYSDSPQRRYSKDWSRKSPVRRRGSSPEKKRRRFVDHDDDHKYRCEPEDKTYRQSPDGFSHQPKDFKHSLPQKDHFKYKKTSQDSRHRHEEFSYRTQHDDHRPASGYHKDRDHRERSWERSEGSTRSQESSMNNFVKGGAREDSPSRRHEDHHHHHQSSARFPLNEPCGQKSNEGFQRFLNVLNKGVNVAMLTKIVTRPSPEANNPPHSPGSFTDTVQHLWSPDSDEKQQGSHQNNGQWSESEGPRRPHCETKTFSPVGRSLSDDTSLQRSDGGQSHHGSNSRFKSPSVVANKTITPEDEHKHKQIQDVLQAIGLDLGSEELGQMSHRIQERLYGKKDVDLARCRGKSRERDTRRAISPQYRSRSSSSNPSNFSSLTGDSYMKKDSCRAQMDGTEVRPIQVLKTVEYVQNNSSNSLQDSDKCETTATFQTFSHDNTYSVSEPPPPLPPPPPPPTVPLTYSPVNYSPLPYSPLLPPLPPNLPHVRPSVFLPPYLPFPPVPPVNFFPPTNHLLPQHIINPQSNFLNRPQMNQHQPLNNAQKSKPQPRPRCLQVIQTKQPG, encoded by the exons ATGTACTCAAACAGGTCGGAGCACAGTCACAGGCGGCAGCACAGTGACAGGAGTTCCAGGCAGTGGGATGACAGACGTGAACCCCACAGAGATGTACCTCGGGATTCCTTTCAAAAATATGATAGAGCTGAgggaggaaacagaagcagaGAGTACAGTGACTCGCCTCAGAGGCGATACAGTAAAGACTGGAGCAGAAAGAGCCCAGTGAGAAGACGCGGGTCTTCTCCTGAGAAGAAGAGGCGAAGGTTTgttgatcatgatgatgatcaCAAATACAGATGTGAACCTGAGGATAAAACATACAGACAATCACCAGATGGTTTTTCACACCAACccaaggatttcaaacattcaTTACCACAAAAAGACCATTTCAAATACAAGAAAACCTCTCAAGACTCTAGACACAGGCATGAAGAGTTCAGCTACAGAACACAGCATGACGATCACAGACCAGCGTCTGGATATCACAAAGACAGAGATCATCGTGAAAGGAGCTGGGAGCGCTCAGAAGGGTCGACACGATCTCAAGAGAGCTCCATGAAC AATTTTGTCAAAGGAGGAGCGAGAGAAGACAGCCCCTCCAGACGTCACgaggatcatcatcatcatcatcaaagtaGTGCAAGGTTTCCATTAAATGAACCTTGTGGACAG AAGTCCAATGAGGGATTTCAACGTTTCCTCAACGTGCTCAACAAGGGCGTGAACGTCGCCATGCTCACCAAGATCGTCACTCGTCCGTCTCCAGAAGCCAACAATCCACCGCACTCCCCTGGTTCTTTCACGGACACGGTGCAACATCTGTGGTCTCCTGATTCTGATGAGAAGCAACAAGGAAGCCACCAAAACAACGGCCAGTGGAGTGAGAGCGAAGGACCCCGGCGACCTCACTGTGAGACCAAGACCTTCAGCCCAGTGGGACGTTCTCTGTCTGATGACACGTCACTGCAAAGGAGTGACGGAGGACAAAGCCACCATGGTTCGAACAGCAGATTCAAGTCTCCATCCGTGGTGGCGAATAAAACAATAACGCCTGAAGATGAGCACAAGCACAAGCAAATTCAAGATGTTCTACAGGCCATTGGCTTGGATCTGGGTTCTGAGGAACTGGGCCAAATGTCCCATCGAATCCAGGAGCGGTTATACGGAAAGAAGGATGTTGACCTGGCTCGCTGTCGAGGCAAAAgtagagaaagagacacaaggCGAGCGATTTCTCCACAATATCGAAGTAGATCGTCCTCATCAAACCCATCAAATTTCAGCTCTTTGACTGGGGACAGTTACATGAAGAAAGACTCATGTCGTGCTCAGATGGATGGAACAGAGGTGCGTCCCATTCAGGTGCTTAAGACTGTTGAATATGTCCAGAATAATAGCAGTAATTCTCTTCAGGACAGTGATAAATGTGAAACCACTGCTacatttcagacattttctCATGATAACACCTACAGTGTTTCAGAGCCgccgcctcctcttcctcctcctcctccccctcccacaGTGCCGCTGACGTACTCTCCAGTGAACTATTCACCTCTGCCATACTCACCTCTCCTGCCACCTCTGCCTCCGAACTTACCCCACGTCAGACCCAGTGTTTTCTTGCCTCCCTACCTCCCTTTCCCCCCTGTCCCACCTGTGAACTTCTTCCCTCCAACAAACCACTTACTCCCACAACACATTATCAATCCTCAGTCAAACTTTCTAAACCGGCCACAAATGAACCAACATCAGCCACTGAACAATGCACAGAAATCCAAACCACAGCCCAGGCCGAGGTGTTTGCAGGTCatccaaacaaaacaacctGGATAA